The sequence GCGGCGGTGCGGGAGCCGGCGAGCAGCGTTTCGCGCCCCTCAACAGCTGGCCCGACAACGCGAGCCTCGACAAGGCGCGCCGGCTGCTGTGGCCGATCAAGAAGAAGTACGGCAAGAAGATCTCGTGGGCCGACCTGATGGTGCTCGCCGGCAATTGCGCCCTGGAGTCGATGGGGTTCAAGACGTTCGGCTTCGGCGGCGGGCGCGAGGACGTTTGGGAGCCCGAAGCGATCAACTGGGGGACCGAGGACACCTGGCTCGCTGACGCGCGCTACAGCGGCGACCGGCAGCTCGCGAATCCCCTCGCCGCCGTGCAGATGGGCCT is a genomic window of Luteitalea sp. containing:
- a CDS encoding catalase-peroxidase (has catalase and peroxidase activities), whose amino-acid sequence is MDNEKKCPFSGKAHSGTSSRDWWPNQLNLKVLHQNPPARDPMGAEFDYAAEFKTIALDALKKDIEQVMTTSQDWWPADHGHYGPLFIRMAWHSAGTYRISDGRGGAGAGEQRFAPLNSWPDNASLDKARRLLWPIKKKYGKKISWADLMVLAGNCALESMGFKTFGFGGGREDVWEPEAINWGTEDTWLADARYSGDRQLANPLAAVQMGL